The region GAAGccaaattttataattatgaTATAGTAGTCGAACCCTCGATCTCTCTTAAAAGCCGAACCCTGGACCTCTCTTAAAAAAACAATAAGCCGTGATATGGTGAGTAAATATAAAATACTTGTATGAAAATGTAGGCTGTAGGTACGGGGCATAATGGGTTTGTTAGAAGTGGAAGGGAGTGAAGTATTAAATATGGAAGCAAATTGGCAATGTTGAATAACAACATGTTCAATCAGCTCACATGGCCTCTCCTGTCAACTCAGTTTTGACAGCTCCATTTGTGGACAAACATGCAAATATAAATTAAAACAGGTGAAGAAACCCCCAAGAATCCCATGCAACTCTCCAactaatttctttcttttcttatGGACCCCTCCTCTTCCGCTACAAGTTATCAacaagaagttgaacctggaaGCCTTTTAGAAGAATGTTGGTTCTTTGAAAACTTGTTAACTTGTAGCAAACCAAAGATGTCAAGATGCAACTCTGATCCTTGTCCTTCCACTAATCAAGAACAGTTCTTGATTAGTAGTACTAAGCTTGTAGCTCCCAAGTTGATAAGAGCGCCATCTTTGCCTAGTAATGTTAAGGCTGCAAAAACTGTGGAGGTTATTCAACAAAATGGTAGGCATGATTCTGCAGAGGTCATGCAGTATAAGCCACAGGCACAGGCAGTACCGCCCCCTCGAAATACTTTGCTTCGGGCTCCATCTCTACCACCACCTAGTATTGGAAGAGCagaagaagatgatgaagaagaagaagatcaagaaagtGAATTTAGATTGGGTAGATTGATTAGGCAAGCTTCTCTCAAATCCTCAGATACCTTTTTGCCTCCAAGACAAACACCAAAGGTAAACATTACTAATCCACTGTAATACCAACATTGTACAAGATCTTATTATGTTGTTGATCAGGACTTGATGTTATTTGGACTATGCACAGAGCTCTAGCACCGCGAGGCGTTCCAGAAAGAAAACACTGGTGGATGGGAACAATGGAATGGGAAATCAATACCAAATGAATCGAACAAAGAAAGGAAAACTGCCTACTGATATCCAGAAGAAAGAAGTAGAAAGGGTTGAGGCCTTAAGTGCACAATTTGAAAAACAATATTTGGAAAATAAAGTTCCAATGAACAAAGTTTCAGGCTTTGAAGAGAAGAACTGGGATGATCAACTGGAAGACAAAAAAACCAGGAGGCCATATACTATGTCTGATGCAGCACCAAGGTCTCTGATGCGTTCAACCACATCAATTCCAAAATGGGCTGCTGCTGCCGCAGAAAATGACCAGAGGTCATCACAGGATATGAAGGCACAGATCAAGTTCTGGGCTAGAGCTGTGGCTTCCAATGCGCGTGCCCCTGGAGTTCTATAACTGACTATAACCCGAAAATCATTATTTGTTCTACCACGTAACCAACGAGAAACCAAAAATAAAATGGGAAGCTAGCTACTAATCTTCTGCACTTGTTTAATATCTTTCATAATCTCGTATTCCATTTATGTTACCTTATATTTAAATCTGTTGTATTGACAAAATCGTGTACTTATGTGGATGATTAACTGGTAAAAATATTAACATGTTGATCTTCATTCTAATTGATGTGTAATATTATCAGCAAGTCTTTGTGTTTGTACTCATGCACATGGCTTTTAACGTTGTCCCCCTTGCGAGAGGTCAAGAGTTCGACTCCTGGCATGTGTGCGTGTGTGATTAAGGATGTACCAGGAGACAAACTAGTGTGACCATTACTTGCATAACAAAATTTCTTTGTTTTGGTCGGCTTGTGTTGTGTGCAATCATTTACAAAGGAAAGACAGCAAGAATTAGCGTGTTAAAGAAAATGATAGTGAGAATACATATTAAGCCAGCCTAGTTATACTTGTACAAATATACTTTAACAACATCTGCAGACGAACATGCAACTTACTGAACTCTAATGGTAAATAACAGATTTATCCAGGGGAGCATGCAGCAAAGATAAATGTAAAGCCAGGCAAATGACCACTTTGTTTCAAACAAGATCGCGATAAAGGTCCAGAAGAACAGAGTGAGCAAATTGAGTACTGCTAATTCACCTCCCCTATTTTCAAACGTTGTTCGGATATCTGCAGCTGTCATTGATCTCATTCTATACTAGTTTACTGCAACTATAGATGCACCTTTGGTCTCCAGGCTCTCTCTGATAATAAGAAAATGTTAATGATGCAGAATGTCGTAGAACTTAGGATCATTAATCTTGACTGGATCCTCCCTTTTTAAGTAATGGTTGAAGTTTGATTTTGTCCATCTGGTAAAATCTCATCATCCTCGTATTTGATCATTCCAGCTAAGGTTTCCCTAGCTAGCTTGCATTAATAAACATTAACATCTTAACTGGTTGCCAGAAGCAGACAGAATATTTTTGATTTTCATGTTTTTAAATATCCCATGTAGGGAGATTCCCTTGGCTTGGCTTCTCTGTCGACTGACAGTTGTATAATAATGATCTTTATTTATAGATTCGATGAGCTTATACTGCCTCTGTTTTTTAATATATGACGTTTGACTTCCTGGCACACATGTTTAGGAGGTTTGACCGTAtagttaaaattatttttttcaaaaaattctttttgtgaataaaagttttgatctcatatttttattcagaaaaagaattttttaaaaaataataattctaACTATGTAGTCAACCCTCCTAAATATGTGTGTCAAAAAGTCAAACGTCATATAAtaaaaaacagagggagtataAATTACTGGAAATTAAACTAGAAACCCGCTCTTAGGATTTCTTATAAGTATTTTAAGAGATCAGTTTAGCTTAACTGATAATAAATTCCGCGTGTTTCTTGCTGCTTTCATGAGCTATTGACCTAACTAATCTGCCTTCTTATGAATTTTCAGGTCCGTCGAATTACAGTGACAATAAGGTTGTCTAACAGTTCCTACTCAGGACAGCTCGCGATGAACTCAGTTAAGGATGAAGATGAGTGAAGAACCAAATAATATAACAGAAGTTTGAAACTGACAGAAGGTGATAGCTCAGAGAAATAATCAGCATGGATAAAATAATATAGGTTTGCAAGGATTGCTGATAATTTTACTCTGCATCAAGTTCATGGATCCAACTAGACAGCAAAGGCTTCTATAACCTATGACTAAACATGCTAAGAAACTTAACAGAAACTAAAAATCAACTGGAAAATGATATATTTTACAAGCTTGAAGGTAGTTTTAGCAAGTAAAAATTGTAATGTACAGATTTATAATTCCATGCTCATAAGCCCTGTTCTAATTTAGATTTGTTCATTCTTGCTACCGTAATCCCATGGTTACTGAGGCTAGTTCTCCACCAATCTTGTGGAAAGGAATACGGTTCAATAGTTGTTGAAATTTGTATGGAGGAGTAAGGTTCCTGTCTAAAAAATGCAAAACTGCTACCAAACATACTGTGGAGACAATCATCGGGATTGGTCCAAATATCCACATGATCAACGTGCCTGCAGTGTAAAGTGCACGCATGCCCACCATATGGGAATGACTTGCCTTTAGAATCGGCTTTTGCACGTAGAGTACCGGAATATCACAGCTTGGAATGGTTATGAGAAAAGTCGCTAGGGCATAATGTCTTGTTGTTTGTATGAAAGCAGCAAAAGAAATGAGAAAGCAAGAGAGCAGTGCAACGTACTTAATTGAAGCAATGGTTGAACTAGAGTCTCCATAAATTATGCTGCTCACAAAGATGTTTTTGTAATTAGAGCTCCCAATCCATGCTCCAATGAGTGAGCTCAGGACAAGAGAAACCGAAGATAGGGTGTTTGCTGCTGCGATGTTGCTACTAATTACACTTACACTTGTTCCTCTGTCTTTCGCATCTAGCTGAAATTTTGTAAGAGTAAGTTACAATTGGTATTATAATCAAGGGTGTTGGTCACAATCGTGTGTCCACGAACCGTTTATACAATGGGCGTCAGATCCATATTTTAAGGGCTTagattaaaaaaaaaatttaccTTTCTGCAATAATTTTCAGCGGATTGGAACTTTTCCTTTTCGCAGAAAGGAGAACTTCTGATCTGCGGAAAATTATAGCAGATCGGTAAAAGAAGCTTTAATCTGGGTTTCTTGAAATATAGATTTGACGTCACTGAAACAGTGTGTTAGATAAGGCTTTTGTGGCAACCGGGTGTTAGGGAACAGGACCCAGTAATCGAATATAAGTATATGGTCTAGATGAAATATAGACTACTTTCTGACCTGCAGAGTCTTCTCGGCCCAGATTTTCTTGTAATAATCTTCGCTCCCCAGCAGTGTTGTCAAAGGATCTTTTCGATATCTGTTGAAAAGTAGTGCATGATAGGTGAACATGATCAACAACCCAATTGGTACTAGTAATCGATCCAAGTACTCTTGCTTCCACTCCCAACTCATTTCGATATGCCTGCAAGAGAAAGATCACTTATTTACCAGTATAGTTGACGTTGAGCAAAATCTTAATTCGAGTGTTGTTATTCCATTGTTTGGTAAACAGAAAGCTTCTTGACAAATAACTAACACTTATGTTAAAATAGTAGATGTGCTGCTCCTACTTGGGCTGATTATCATCATCTTTCTTGCACTAGTTTATTAAATATTTAAGATTGAGGGCAAGGAATGACAATCACAGTTAATCTACTTAATGGTACTATATAATTAAGGGCAGATATAGTTTTTTGGTATGAGATGGGCACAAGCAGAACACAAGTGGGAACGTTTTCGACAATTTGAACAAGAAGTTTCTAAGTGGGAGATTTCGTGTTGGTGATGCCCATCTGGAGTTACAACATTCAAGTTTACTTGTTCAGGCTCCCATCCAGCATAGCAGCAAACTCACAAGAACTAACAATGTCATTATCATGCATATAGAAAAATTAATTGTATGCAGCCCTGCAATCAAGATTTTTCTGATTTGATGACCAAGATGCTAAGGAACCAGTTATTCTAAAACCTCGAGGTGTTAGAGAATGACCCTTTACAGGATCACGGACGCCCATCTTTGGGGCATAATTCAAGGAACCAGTTACTCTAAAAGCTCAAACTGTTAGAAAATGGCCATTTACCGAATCTTATATTTTAACACAAGATGAGTTATTTAGATTATAATAAACATTGTCTGAGAATGTAGAAATCTCAGTATATACTACCCTAACCCTAACTATCCTTCATCATTCATAAATCAAATTTTCCATGCAAATACCAATCATGCAATTTTTCATGAAGATCGAGTAAAAGCTTCGACATTGAAATTTCATAACAATACTTAAACTAACCCGATCGATCGTGCATTTACTGAAAATTAAGAGAGCCTGGAGAACACAATTGCTGGTGTGTTGATCGTAGCCTGCAGAAGTGCAGAGAAAATTAAACTTTATCTCTCCGTCATTTCAAATGACCCATTTGCATGTTAGAATACAACCTCTGATTGTAATCACTATGTAACCCTTTGCTTTTATCTGTCTTGTATCTTGAAGTTTTCGTCTAATTGTCATTACAAGGTTAAATGTTAGGGTTCGTTAAGCCTGCATTTAGGTTCGTTAAGCCTGCCTCCTGATGTACATATTACGGATATACCATCAAACT is a window of Apium graveolens cultivar Ventura chromosome 11, ASM990537v1, whole genome shotgun sequence DNA encoding:
- the LOC141695143 gene encoding uncharacterized protein LOC141695143, which codes for MDPSSSATSYQQEVEPGSLLEECWFFENLLTCSKPKMSRCNSDPCPSTNQEQFLISSTKLVAPKLIRAPSLPSNVKAAKTVEVIQQNGRHDSAEVMQYKPQAQAVPPPRNTLLRAPSLPPPSIGRAEEDDEEEEDQESEFRLGRLIRQASLKSSDTFLPPRQTPKSSSTARRSRKKTLVDGNNGMGNQYQMNRTKKGKLPTDIQKKEVERVEALSAQFEKQYLENKVPMNKVSGFEEKNWDDQLEDKKTRRPYTMSDAAPRSLMRSTTSIPKWAAAAAENDQRSSQDMKAQIKFWARAVASNARAPGVL